One genomic window of Bacteroidales bacterium includes the following:
- a CDS encoding GNAT family N-acetyltransferase, with translation MENTALQHLENKIIENSEVYLRILRKEDIDSFKKITQDKLQWKYFTHDLSNEETLANWIDELLKDYEDKKCVPFTIINKETGKVVGSTSVTNYSSEDKSIEITSTWSGKDSLGTGLIQTSGKLLIACCFDNLDITRVDFKVDILNIPAKRSLLKIKGVQEYAEKGKTTDDFSMYFCLYKKDFSG, from the coding sequence ATGGAAAATACAGCCTTACAACATCTTGAAAATAAGATAATTGAAAACTCAGAGGTTTATCTTCGAATTCTCAGAAAAGAGGATATTGATTCTTTTAAAAAAATTACGCAAGATAAATTGCAATGGAAATATTTTACGCATGATTTGTCGAACGAAGAAACACTTGCAAATTGGATTGATGAACTTTTAAAAGATTATGAAGATAAAAAATGTGTTCCCTTTACTATAATAAATAAAGAAACCGGTAAAGTTGTAGGTTCAACAAGTGTTACAAATTATTCTTCCGAAGATAAAAGCATTGAAATTACCTCAACTTGGTCGGGAAAAGATTCTCTGGGAACAGGATTAATCCAAACATCAGGAAAATTGCTGATTGCTTGTTGCTTTGATAATCTTGACATAACTCGGGTTGATTTTAAAGTTGATATTTTAAATATTCCTGCAAAAAGAAGTTTATTAAAAATTAAAGGGGTACAAGAATATGCCGAAAAAGGCAAAACAACTGATGATTTCAGCATGTATTTTTGCCTTTACAAAAAAGATTTTTCAGGTTAA